The sequence below is a genomic window from Candidatus Palauibacter scopulicola.
CCGCTCGTGCGTTACGAGCATGCAGTAGCAGTTCCCGTTGATCTCCATCCCGAGCGTCGCCTCGTCGCTGAAATCGTCATCGAAGGCGAAACCGAGAGCGGCGAAAAAGGCCCGCGCGCGAGCGAGATCCTCCACCGGGAGGTTGATAAAGACGTTCCTCGTTGTTTGCATGGCTCAAGGTTGGCGATCATCGCGAGTTATGACAACTCCGCGCGACAGCCACCGGCCCGCACCTGGCCCGCACTTGCACCAGCTCATGCTCTTCGGTAGTAGGAGCGTGACCCCCGCAGCCGGCTGGCCCGCGCCCACACCTCCTTCGGGAACCTTCCAGATGAAATCGGAGCGAACCATGAACACCGCCCAGATGGATCACTACAGGCAGAAGCTTGCCTTCGAGACCGACGCGTGGGACCTCAAGGAAGCGCTGGACCGGGACGATCCCGTCGTCGTGATCGACGGCCGGTCCGCCGGAGCGTACGCCCGCGAGCGCATCCCCGGCGCCGTGAACCTTCCGCACCGGGAGATCAGCGCCGAGACGACGGCGTCGCTCGACCGGTCGAGGCTCTACGTCTGCTACTGCGACGGCATCGGCTGCAACGCTTCCACGAAGACCGCGCTCAAGCTCCTCAGCCTGGGGTTCGAGGTGCGCGAACTCATGGGCGGCCTCGACTGGTGGAAGCGCGACGGCCACGCGACCGAGGGCGCCGAAGCCCGCGCCGGCACCGAGATCGCCTGCGGCTGCTGAACCCGCTGTGGGGTCGCGGGAGTCGGCGGACTACGATCTTGTCGTGGTGGGGGCCGGGTTCGCGGGGCTGGCCTGCGCGCGGCGGGCGGCGGAGCGCGGGCTCTCCGTGCTCGTCCTGGAGCGGCAGTCGGAACCGGGCGAGCGCATCCACACGACCGGGA
It includes:
- a CDS encoding rhodanese-like domain-containing protein; amino-acid sequence: MNTAQMDHYRQKLAFETDAWDLKEALDRDDPVVVIDGRSAGAYARERIPGAVNLPHREISAETTASLDRSRLYVCYCDGIGCNASTKTALKLLSLGFEVRELMGGLDWWKRDGHATEGAEARAGTEIACGC